The Virgibacillus sp. MSP4-1 genome has a segment encoding these proteins:
- a CDS encoding sigma factor G inhibitor Gin has translation MSEQTITKKLCNVCNKEKTKGIKVYTAFICSDCEQEMIQTEPGDENYQYFVDRLKVINQLTQFS, from the coding sequence ATGAGTGAACAAACCATAACTAAAAAACTATGCAACGTTTGTAACAAGGAAAAAACGAAAGGAATTAAAGTATATACGGCATTTATCTGCTCAGACTGCGAGCAGGAAATGATCCAGACTGAGCCAGGAGATGAAAATTATCAGTACTTTGTGGATAGGCTGAAGGTTATTAATCAATTAACACAGTTTTCATAG
- a CDS encoding aminotransferase class I/II-fold pyridoxal phosphate-dependent enzyme has product MSDSQSQLPLFQVLLKHAGLDASSFHVPGHKNGMIFSDEGYDVFKSILPYDLTEITGLDDLHHPESAIKEAQELTAQLYDVESTFFLVGGTTAGNLAMILSVCGPEDCIIVQRNCHKSIMNAIELAGAKPVFISPVYEEQTGRYSRINVSTVQETLADYPYAKALVLTYPDYFGHTYNIQPMIEAAHQYQIPVLVDEAHGAHFILGNPFPLSSVSLGADIVVQSAHKMLPALTMSSYLHFQSSLVSKDKIRHYLQMVQSSSPSYPLMASLDLARHFLAHIDEGQIKQMVTHANQIRGILDQSTLWDVVPVYNQVDDPLKITLQIHPGVEAQRVLHTFEQRKVYPELATTSHLLLISGLGMNERDLQRISRVVNNFDHQLKTGKGHGKIEETAVYPVEISELPYSLNDLHKMDNIWATWEHAIGKLAGEMIIPYPPGVPLLIKGERIERWHRDVMLSCLKAGQHIQSESNDLYKGLRTFVE; this is encoded by the coding sequence ATGAGTGATTCCCAAAGTCAGCTACCCTTATTTCAAGTATTATTGAAGCACGCAGGTTTAGATGCATCCTCGTTTCACGTTCCTGGTCATAAAAACGGAATGATTTTTTCGGATGAAGGATATGATGTGTTTAAATCGATATTGCCTTATGATTTAACAGAGATTACGGGATTGGATGATTTGCATCACCCTGAATCAGCCATTAAGGAAGCCCAGGAGTTAACGGCTCAATTGTACGATGTTGAATCCACCTTTTTCTTAGTAGGAGGAACAACAGCTGGGAACCTGGCTATGATTTTATCTGTGTGCGGGCCAGAGGATTGCATTATTGTGCAGCGTAATTGTCATAAATCTATTATGAACGCTATTGAGCTGGCTGGGGCTAAGCCTGTCTTTATTTCCCCGGTCTATGAGGAACAAACCGGACGGTACAGCCGAATAAATGTATCTACTGTTCAGGAAACCTTGGCTGACTATCCCTATGCAAAAGCACTGGTTCTGACTTATCCTGATTACTTTGGCCATACATACAATATTCAGCCTATGATTGAAGCTGCTCACCAATATCAAATTCCTGTTCTCGTGGATGAAGCACATGGAGCTCATTTTATTTTAGGTAATCCATTTCCGCTTTCATCCGTTTCATTAGGTGCTGATATTGTTGTCCAATCCGCACATAAAATGCTTCCGGCCCTGACGATGTCCTCCTATTTACATTTTCAGTCATCGCTGGTATCAAAGGATAAAATCAGACACTATTTACAAATGGTGCAATCCAGCAGTCCTTCCTATCCACTGATGGCCTCCCTTGATCTGGCAAGGCATTTTTTGGCCCATATAGACGAAGGGCAGATTAAACAGATGGTTACCCATGCTAATCAAATCAGAGGCATATTGGATCAATCCACGCTTTGGGATGTAGTACCTGTTTATAACCAGGTGGATGACCCTTTAAAAATCACTTTACAGATTCATCCAGGTGTGGAGGCCCAGAGAGTATTGCATACGTTTGAACAGCGGAAGGTTTATCCGGAATTAGCAACAACAAGCCATCTCCTTCTCATTTCGGGATTAGGTATGAATGAAAGAGATCTACAAAGAATATCACGTGTTGTAAATAACTTTGATCATCAATTAAAAACGGGAAAGGGACATGGTAAAATAGAAGAAACAGCTGTTTACCCTGTTGAAATAAGTGAGCTACCTTATTCATTAAACGATTTACACAAAATGGATAATATATGGGCTACCTGGGAGCATGCGATTGGAAAACTGGCAGGAGAAATGATTATTCCATATCCACCAGGTGTTCCCCTGCTTATTAAGGGAGAACGAATAGAACGCTGGCACAGGGATGTCATGCTGTCCTGTTTAAAGGCAGGGCAGCATATACAATCTGAAAGTAATGATTTATACAAAGGTTTACGGACTTTTGTTGAATAA
- the tmk gene encoding dTMP kinase, with amino-acid sequence MKGLFITFEGGEGAGKTSIIEELNEKLLEKGYQTIKTREPGGIKISEKIREVILDRSHTEMDARTEALLYAAARRQHLAEKVIPKLEQGFIILCDRFIDSSLVYQGYARGLGIEDVYDINRFAIQDCMPDVTFLLDIPPEKGLERIRGNAEREQNRLDLEELSFHKKVHEGYQLIADRFPERIRRIDAGQPFNQVLEASVKELDAYLR; translated from the coding sequence GTGAAAGGACTATTTATTACTTTTGAGGGCGGAGAGGGAGCAGGCAAAACCTCTATTATTGAAGAATTAAATGAAAAATTACTTGAAAAGGGCTATCAAACCATTAAGACCAGAGAACCTGGCGGGATAAAGATTTCGGAAAAAATACGTGAGGTGATTCTGGATCGCTCTCATACGGAAATGGATGCACGAACGGAAGCCCTTCTTTATGCAGCTGCCAGAAGACAGCATCTGGCAGAAAAGGTGATTCCAAAGCTGGAACAAGGGTTTATTATATTGTGTGACCGTTTTATTGACAGTAGTCTGGTTTATCAGGGCTATGCAAGAGGATTAGGGATTGAGGATGTCTATGATATTAACCGGTTTGCCATTCAGGATTGTATGCCTGATGTAACCTTTCTATTAGATATACCGCCTGAAAAAGGGCTGGAGCGAATACGGGGAAATGCTGAAAGAGAACAGAACCGGCTGGATTTAGAGGAGCTGTCCTTTCATAAAAAGGTACATGAGGGCTATCAGCTGATCGCTGACCGTTTCCCTGAACGAATCAGACGTATTGATGCGGGACAACCTTTCAACCAGGTTTTGGAGGCTTCAGTAAAGGAATTAGATGCCTATTTAAGATAA
- a CDS encoding cyclic-di-AMP receptor: MKLLLAVVQDKDVNRLTDALSEENFQTTKLSSTGGFLREGNTTLIIGVDDDRVDPALDIIRKNCSHREQMVAPISPMGGNADSYIPKPVKIEVGGATVFVLPVDAFYQF; the protein is encoded by the coding sequence ATGAAATTATTACTTGCTGTTGTACAGGATAAGGACGTCAACCGTTTAACCGATGCCCTGTCAGAAGAGAATTTTCAGACAACGAAGCTTTCTTCAACGGGTGGATTTTTACGGGAAGGAAATACCACATTAATCATCGGTGTGGATGATGATCGTGTGGATCCTGCACTTGATATTATCAGAAAGAATTGCAGTCACAGGGAGCAAATGGTAGCACCGATTTCACCAATGGGCGGAAATGCAGATTCTTATATTCCTAAACCTGTTAAAATTGAAGTCGGCGGAGCAACGGTATTTGTCCTGCCTGTTGATGCATTTTATCAATTTTAA
- a CDS encoding YaaR family protein — MGLKIGQEIRSQLDPSQKNPPLKSVQGNNFHSAIRTEQQQMRETELKRLLEQITAQGDKVARFRSFKDLSKFKGLVKQFVKEAVQYGLDLKQTRNFSMNGQSRKLTTVDTIDEKLVELTDSVFDQEKKSMDILEQIGEIKGLLVNLYT; from the coding sequence GTGGGTTTGAAGATAGGCCAGGAGATTCGTTCACAGTTAGATCCTTCACAAAAAAATCCACCATTAAAATCAGTACAAGGGAACAACTTTCATTCTGCTATTCGTACGGAACAGCAGCAGATGAGAGAAACAGAGCTAAAACGTCTGCTGGAGCAGATAACAGCTCAAGGAGATAAAGTAGCCCGTTTCCGTTCCTTCAAAGACTTATCCAAATTTAAGGGATTAGTCAAACAATTTGTAAAAGAGGCTGTACAATACGGTTTAGATTTAAAGCAGACGAGAAACTTTTCGATGAACGGACAAAGCCGGAAGCTGACGACGGTGGATACGATTGATGAAAAATTGGTTGAATTAACAGACTCTGTTTTTGACCAGGAAAAGAAATCGATGGACATTTTAGAGCAAATTGGTGAAATTAAAGGATTATTAGTGAATTTATATACGTAG
- the holB gene encoding DNA polymerase III subunit delta', which translates to MKTWSEFEEVQPIVSQMLKNSIKKGRISHAYLFQGPKGTGKKEAGLLLAKSYFCQYKEDHKPCDACRDCRRIDSGNHPDVHMIVPDGQSIKKEQIAHLQKEFTYTGLESNQKVYILQSADTMTTNAANQLLKFLEEPKRSTLAILLTENGQSILNTIRSRCQIMSFKSLNTDQLEKQLAASGMSESFRKLTASLTNDLEEAQAMAEDDWFAKGRSIVIKLIKVLLEEKDEAFLFLHQQWLPHFQDKEQNQLGLDLLLIWYRDFVSYTIEREEAIIYTDEKKKFENFSFSLSRHQATQALKQISEAKNKLKANVNPALVMEELVLQLQR; encoded by the coding sequence GTGAAGACATGGAGTGAGTTTGAAGAAGTTCAGCCAATTGTCTCTCAAATGCTGAAAAACAGTATTAAGAAGGGGAGAATTTCCCACGCCTATTTATTTCAGGGACCCAAAGGCACAGGTAAAAAGGAAGCAGGCCTATTATTAGCCAAAAGCTACTTTTGTCAGTATAAAGAGGATCATAAACCGTGTGATGCGTGTCGCGATTGCAGACGGATTGATTCCGGTAATCATCCGGATGTCCATATGATTGTCCCCGATGGTCAATCGATTAAAAAGGAGCAAATTGCTCATCTGCAAAAGGAATTCACCTATACAGGTCTTGAATCCAATCAAAAGGTATATATTCTGCAATCGGCTGATACAATGACAACGAATGCTGCAAACCAATTATTAAAGTTCCTGGAAGAGCCTAAACGAAGCACATTAGCCATTCTCTTGACGGAAAATGGACAATCTATACTTAATACGATTCGTTCCAGATGCCAGATTATGTCATTTAAATCCTTAAATACTGATCAACTGGAAAAGCAGTTGGCAGCCAGTGGAATGAGTGAATCCTTTCGAAAATTAACGGCATCGTTAACAAATGATTTAGAGGAAGCTCAGGCGATGGCTGAGGATGATTGGTTTGCTAAAGGTCGAAGTATAGTGATAAAATTAATAAAGGTACTATTAGAAGAAAAAGATGAAGCGTTTCTTTTTCTTCATCAACAATGGTTGCCCCATTTTCAGGATAAGGAACAGAACCAATTGGGCTTGGATTTATTGCTCATTTGGTATCGTGATTTTGTTTCCTATACGATAGAAAGAGAAGAGGCCATTATATATACAGATGAAAAGAAGAAGTTTGAAAATTTCTCCTTTTCTTTATCTCGTCATCAGGCTACGCAAGCGTTAAAGCAAATATCTGAAGCCAAAAATAAACTTAAGGCAAATGTAAATCCTGCACTTGTCATGGAGGAATTAGTGCTTCAATTACAGAGGTGA
- a CDS encoding stage 0 sporulation family protein — protein sequence MVEVIGVRFKQAGKIYYFDPNGLPLTTDHYVIVETARGIEFGKVVIAPRQVDEEDVVLPLKRVIRVADEKDKVTVLENKDKSQEAYEVCNEKIAHHDLDMKLVDVEYTFDRNKVIFYFTADGRVDFRNLVKDLAAIFKTRIELRQIGVRDEAKLLGGIGPCGRMLCCSTFLGDFEPVSIKMAKDQNLSLNPAKISGLCGRLMCCLKYENDDYEQAKKELPDIGEAIDTPHGPGKVVGLNILDRVVQIEIEDGARVIEYTLKELINEGVVST from the coding sequence ATGGTTGAAGTTATCGGAGTACGGTTCAAACAGGCGGGAAAAATCTATTACTTCGACCCAAATGGTCTGCCATTAACGACAGATCATTATGTTATTGTTGAAACGGCGCGTGGCATTGAATTTGGGAAAGTAGTGATTGCGCCCAGACAGGTTGATGAGGAGGATGTTGTTCTTCCTTTAAAGAGAGTGATCCGTGTTGCTGATGAAAAGGATAAAGTAACCGTTTTAGAAAATAAGGATAAGTCACAGGAAGCCTATGAGGTCTGCAATGAAAAAATTGCTCATCATGATTTGGATATGAAGCTTGTAGATGTAGAATATACCTTTGATCGAAATAAGGTTATTTTTTACTTTACAGCTGATGGACGTGTCGATTTCCGCAATTTGGTTAAGGACCTGGCAGCTATCTTTAAAACACGAATTGAGTTACGGCAGATTGGTGTTCGTGATGAGGCCAAGCTATTGGGTGGAATCGGCCCTTGCGGAAGAATGCTTTGCTGTTCAACGTTTTTAGGAGATTTTGAACCCGTATCAATAAAAATGGCAAAAGATCAAAACCTATCCTTGAATCCAGCAAAAATTTCAGGTTTATGTGGTCGTTTAATGTGCTGTTTAAAGTATGAAAATGACGATTACGAACAGGCAAAGAAGGAATTGCCGGATATCGGTGAAGCTATAGATACACCTCATGGCCCAGGAAAAGTCGTAGGACTGAACATATTAGATCGTGTGGTTCAAATTGAAATTGAAGATGGTGCACGAGTGATTGAATATACATTGAAAGAGCTGATCAACGAAGGAGTTGTATCTACGTAA
- the yabA gene encoding DNA replication initiation control protein YabA, producing the protein MNKKELFDRFTYLEKQIGELHEQFGELKGNLVQLIEENHHLSVENHHLRKRLESEHDQNVEQKDKENGVPDDEEATQSAVGEGYDNLARIYEEGFHICNVHFGSPRGDEDCLFCLLFLNKQA; encoded by the coding sequence GTGAATAAAAAGGAATTATTTGATCGATTTACGTATTTGGAAAAACAAATTGGTGAACTACATGAACAGTTTGGTGAATTAAAAGGAAATTTGGTTCAACTCATTGAGGAAAATCATCATCTTTCAGTAGAAAACCATCACTTACGCAAAAGGTTAGAATCTGAGCACGACCAAAACGTAGAACAGAAAGATAAGGAAAATGGAGTACCTGATGACGAAGAAGCGACCCAAAGTGCTGTAGGGGAAGGCTATGATAACCTGGCCCGTATATATGAAGAAGGCTTCCACATTTGCAACGTGCACTTCGGAAGTCCAAGAGGGGATGAGGATTGTTTATTTTGCCTCTTATTTTTAAATAAACAGGCTTAA
- a CDS encoding tRNA1(Val) (adenine(37)-N6)-methyltransferase produces the protein MVKLKDDERLDYLLSEEDMRIIQSPTIFAFSLDAVLLSKFAYVPIKKGNILDLCTGNGVIPLLLSRRSKAKITGVEIQNRLHDMALRNVELNKLNEQIQMVKGDLRDMPERLGHGTYDVVTCNPPYFQTQTKEGRNLNDYQAIARHEIYGNLEDVVKSCSKLVRPGGKVALVHRPGRLVDLITYFRKYRLEPKRIQLVYPKFGREANTLLIEGTRDGKADTRILPPLYVYNEEDEYTEELQEILYGNR, from the coding sequence ATTGTGAAGCTTAAGGATGATGAACGACTGGATTATTTATTATCAGAAGAAGACATGCGCATCATTCAAAGCCCGACGATTTTTGCTTTTTCATTAGATGCGGTTTTATTATCGAAATTTGCATATGTACCGATTAAAAAGGGAAATATCCTGGATTTATGCACCGGGAATGGGGTCATTCCTTTGTTGCTCTCCCGTCGTTCAAAAGCAAAAATTACAGGTGTGGAAATTCAGAATCGGCTGCATGATATGGCGCTTCGTAATGTAGAGCTGAACAAGCTGAATGAACAGATTCAGATGGTGAAAGGTGATTTGCGTGACATGCCTGAGAGGTTGGGGCATGGAACGTATGATGTTGTAACATGCAATCCTCCTTATTTTCAAACGCAAACCAAAGAGGGGCGAAATCTCAATGATTATCAGGCGATTGCCCGGCATGAGATTTACGGGAATCTAGAGGATGTAGTGAAGTCCTGCAGCAAACTCGTTCGTCCCGGGGGTAAGGTTGCCTTGGTCCATCGCCCGGGTCGATTAGTGGATTTAATCACTTATTTTCGGAAATACCGTCTGGAACCCAAACGTATTCAGCTGGTTTATCCTAAATTCGGAAGGGAAGCGAACACCCTTTTAATAGAAGGAACTCGGGATGGGAAAGCTGATACCAGGATTTTACCTCCTTTGTATGTATACAATGAGGAAGACGAATATACAGAAGAGTTACAGGAAATTTTGTATGGCAATAGATAG
- the rsmI gene encoding 16S rRNA (cytidine(1402)-2'-O)-methyltransferase, protein MQIQKSYENHEEGVLYIVPTPIGNLEDITFRALRTLKEVDIIAAEDTRQTQKLLNHFEISTPTMSYHEHNKGSAGHKIVGFLEAHKQVALVSDAGMPVISDPGFEMITEANRIGRVIVLPGANAALCALIGSGLPAEQFYFYGFLPRKKKELKAVLDDLKYIKATLVFYESPHRIKETVKGLESSLGSERRMVLARELTKRYEEYIRGTSQEVLQWLGSEEAQIRGEFCVVVEGSNEDRLEEEKWWDGLSITEHVNAYIQNQDMTNKDAIKQTAKDRGMQKREVYQIFHQS, encoded by the coding sequence ATGCAAATTCAAAAGAGCTATGAAAACCATGAGGAAGGTGTCCTTTATATTGTTCCAACTCCGATTGGAAACTTGGAGGATATTACATTCCGTGCATTACGAACATTGAAGGAAGTGGATATTATTGCTGCTGAGGATACCAGACAGACCCAAAAGCTGCTGAATCACTTTGAAATATCCACGCCGACGATGAGCTATCATGAGCATAATAAGGGAAGTGCTGGTCACAAAATTGTCGGATTTCTGGAAGCCCATAAACAGGTAGCGTTAGTAAGTGATGCAGGTATGCCTGTGATTTCCGACCCTGGTTTTGAAATGATAACTGAAGCCAATCGGATAGGAAGGGTTATCGTATTACCCGGAGCCAATGCGGCTCTCTGTGCTTTAATAGGTTCCGGATTACCGGCCGAACAGTTTTATTTCTATGGGTTTTTGCCGCGGAAAAAGAAAGAGTTAAAAGCAGTTCTGGATGATTTGAAATACATAAAGGCAACTCTTGTTTTTTATGAGTCTCCCCATCGAATAAAAGAAACGGTAAAAGGATTGGAAAGTAGTTTAGGATCTGAACGCAGAATGGTTCTGGCAAGGGAGCTTACGAAGCGTTATGAGGAATATATCAGGGGGACGAGCCAGGAGGTTTTACAGTGGTTAGGCAGTGAGGAAGCACAAATACGGGGAGAATTTTGTGTTGTTGTGGAAGGTTCCAATGAAGACAGACTGGAAGAGGAAAAGTGGTGGGATGGCCTCTCTATCACCGAACATGTGAATGCATATATCCAAAATCAGGATATGACCAATAAGGATGCAATAAAGCAGACAGCAAAGGACAGGGGGATGCAGAAAAGAGAGGTTTATCAAATCTTTCATCAATCATAA